A window of the Teredinibacter franksiae genome harbors these coding sequences:
- a CDS encoding TonB-dependent receptor, producing the protein MSINKKKKAYVLRRIEMGAIPTFKKKLLASSVSTCLLASAGGVFAQDDAVEEVLVTGMRASLEAAMDVKREAVGVVDAISAEDIGKMPDANLAESLQRIAGLSISRTNGEGAQVTVRGIDPRMNMVTLNGRNMPAVTNNGTAGDNASRAFDFANLASEGINGVEVYKTGRATNSGGGLGSTINLKTVHPLDLGENKVSLGAKAVSDTTVFSGAKGEEFTPEFSGLVNWVNDSENFGVTLTGSYQERDNSRSNAFVNNWQVKSVGPLVDMTDPENPVDYTEADLPGGADVTNMPATGELFAIPTDLRYALEDNHRERTNAQLTFQFRPIEKLTATVDYTYSEYELQADRSQQSTWYNQSAIDSLVFDQGQEVATPVIYSEAYSVDAGKDVSFAQQYFDSTTENNSFGINLAYQVTDTIDLALDYHDSRAHNLTNQTEMGLNANVTVAEYSDWSGDFPLMGVTIDDSNPDKGNNNGILDGGDVSSAMGSARWDSQDTHIKQLRLDGTIDLSEMFSVFEQSSLKVGYESRRDVNHTLMNNGTSPRITMGNWGGVNPEVMGSDWANYFTPRDFGDGFPDYDSVTGDAKFFSAGLDGAFFPIMETIENAAAMAQTRIRVNGDDPTTIDDPSTPDEVENAEDYYWVTALDAGGEHWVNRDTQLTPDNFNNFVNGRIQPNSVISLDRKIIEEVSAFYAQFHAGFDIGGMASNLLVGLRQESTDVSSISVVNVPTAQSWDGDNDWSLIYGPENENYAVNNSYDNFLPNIDFDISVMEDVKLRASYSETMARPSYTDLASAVSITDQYQKQASAGNALLEPMQSQNLDLSAEWFYAEGSYVSVALFQKEVSNFIGRVVGNAPVYNLTDPRTGARFDAAIDAIETKAANGDLNRDGTVWNTSSEAHQHDQMLLNEGLDPTDETTAIISDGRDPVQAWGLDAPQNFRDDDITGLELSVQHWFGETGIGVQANYTTVDSGLVVDNKSISQQFALLGLSDTANFVAMYDNYGLQARLAWNWRDSYLTALNQGGSNAPGYVAEYSQFDLNVSYDINENLSVSVEGLNITGEDSRLYGRSERQMFQMEDLGARWALGVRYSY; encoded by the coding sequence ATGAGTATTAACAAAAAGAAAAAAGCCTATGTGCTAAGGAGAATAGAAATGGGGGCTATCCCAACTTTCAAGAAAAAGCTACTCGCTTCCAGTGTGTCTACGTGCTTGCTGGCTTCCGCCGGTGGTGTATTTGCACAAGATGATGCTGTAGAAGAAGTGCTCGTGACCGGCATGCGTGCGTCCCTTGAGGCCGCAATGGATGTTAAACGTGAAGCTGTTGGTGTGGTAGATGCTATTTCTGCCGAAGACATCGGTAAAATGCCAGATGCTAACCTTGCAGAATCTCTGCAGCGTATTGCAGGCTTGTCTATCAGCCGAACTAACGGTGAAGGCGCTCAGGTAACCGTCCGTGGTATTGACCCAAGGATGAACATGGTTACCCTGAATGGCCGGAATATGCCAGCCGTTACCAACAACGGTACCGCCGGCGATAACGCCAGCCGTGCCTTTGATTTCGCCAACCTCGCTTCAGAGGGAATTAACGGCGTAGAAGTATACAAAACCGGTCGCGCAACAAATTCCGGTGGTGGATTGGGTTCCACCATTAACTTGAAAACCGTTCATCCGCTAGACCTGGGTGAAAATAAGGTTTCTTTAGGCGCTAAAGCCGTAAGCGACACTACCGTGTTTAGCGGTGCAAAAGGTGAAGAATTTACTCCAGAATTTTCTGGGCTGGTTAACTGGGTTAACGATTCTGAAAACTTTGGTGTGACTTTAACGGGTTCTTACCAAGAGCGTGATAACTCACGTTCAAACGCCTTTGTTAACAATTGGCAGGTTAAGTCTGTTGGCCCACTTGTGGACATGACCGATCCTGAAAACCCTGTTGATTATACAGAAGCCGATCTACCTGGTGGAGCTGATGTAACCAATATGCCTGCTACGGGCGAATTGTTTGCGATCCCTACCGATCTCCGTTATGCATTGGAAGACAATCATCGTGAGCGTACTAACGCACAGCTGACTTTCCAGTTTCGCCCAATTGAAAAGCTGACCGCAACAGTAGATTACACCTATTCTGAGTATGAGCTCCAAGCAGACCGTTCGCAGCAGTCTACTTGGTATAATCAGAGTGCAATTGATAGCTTGGTATTCGATCAAGGTCAAGAAGTTGCTACACCTGTTATATACAGTGAAGCCTACTCAGTAGATGCCGGTAAAGACGTTTCCTTCGCGCAGCAGTATTTTGATTCGACTACGGAAAACAACTCTTTCGGTATAAACCTAGCTTATCAAGTTACCGACACCATTGATTTGGCTCTCGATTACCACGATTCTCGGGCACATAACCTGACCAACCAGACCGAAATGGGTCTTAACGCAAACGTTACCGTTGCTGAATACTCTGATTGGAGTGGCGACTTTCCTCTTATGGGTGTGACGATTGACGACTCCAACCCCGATAAAGGTAATAACAACGGTATTTTGGACGGCGGAGATGTAAGTTCTGCTATGGGTTCAGCCCGATGGGACTCACAGGATACTCATATTAAGCAGTTGCGCTTGGATGGTACGATCGATCTAAGTGAGATGTTTTCTGTGTTTGAGCAGTCCAGCTTGAAAGTAGGTTACGAATCTCGACGTGACGTTAACCACACGTTGATGAATAACGGTACTAGCCCACGTATTACCATGGGTAACTGGGGTGGTGTAAACCCAGAAGTTATGGGTTCTGATTGGGCGAACTACTTCACCCCACGTGATTTTGGTGATGGCTTCCCTGATTATGATTCCGTTACCGGCGACGCTAAATTCTTTAGTGCTGGTCTAGATGGTGCATTTTTCCCGATTATGGAAACCATCGAGAACGCCGCTGCTATGGCGCAGACACGTATTCGTGTAAACGGTGATGACCCTACGACTATTGATGATCCAAGTACTCCAGACGAAGTAGAAAATGCTGAAGACTACTACTGGGTAACGGCACTTGATGCCGGTGGTGAGCATTGGGTTAATCGCGACACTCAGTTAACACCAGACAACTTCAATAACTTTGTAAATGGCCGTATTCAGCCTAACTCAGTTATTAGTTTGGATCGTAAGATAATCGAAGAAGTTTCTGCTTTCTACGCGCAATTCCATGCTGGCTTCGATATTGGTGGCATGGCTTCTAACTTGTTGGTGGGTTTGCGTCAAGAAAGTACAGATGTTTCCTCTATATCGGTTGTAAACGTTCCTACTGCACAAAGCTGGGATGGCGATAACGACTGGTCTTTGATATACGGGCCTGAGAACGAAAACTATGCGGTAAACAACAGCTACGATAACTTCCTGCCTAATATCGATTTCGATATTAGCGTAATGGAAGACGTTAAGCTGCGTGCTTCCTATAGTGAAACGATGGCACGGCCTTCTTACACAGACTTAGCTTCAGCTGTTTCAATTACAGATCAGTACCAAAAGCAGGCCAGTGCTGGTAACGCACTACTTGAGCCAATGCAGTCACAGAATTTAGATCTGTCTGCGGAATGGTTCTATGCTGAAGGTAGCTATGTGTCTGTTGCGTTGTTCCAGAAAGAGGTGTCTAACTTTATCGGGCGTGTTGTGGGTAACGCTCCTGTATATAATTTGACTGATCCGCGTACCGGTGCTCGTTTTGATGCAGCCATCGATGCAATTGAGACTAAGGCAGCCAATGGTGACCTTAATCGCGATGGCACAGTATGGAATACAAGTAGTGAAGCGCATCAGCATGACCAGATGTTGCTGAACGAAGGTTTGGATCCAACTGACGAGACCACGGCTATTATTTCTGATGGCCGAGACCCAGTGCAAGCTTGGGGCTTAGATGCACCGCAAAACTTCCGTGACGACGATATAACCGGTCTGGAACTTTCGGTACAGCATTGGTTTGGCGAAACAGGTATTGGTGTTCAAGCTAACTACACCACTGTTGACTCTGGTTTGGTTGTAGATAATAAGTCAATAAGCCAGCAGTTTGCGCTTCTGGGTTTAAGTGATACTGCAAACTTTGTTGCCATGTATGACAACTACGGTTTACAGGCTCGACTAGCTTGGAACTGGCGTGATTCGTACCTCACAGCCTTGAACCAGGGCGGTAGTAACGCACCAGGTTATGTTGCCGAGTACTCGCAGTTTGACCTTAATGTTAGTTATGACATCAACGAGAATCTGTCTGTGTCTGTTGAAGGCTTGAACATTACTGGTGAAGACTCGCGTCTCTACGGTCGTTCCGAGCGTCAGATGTTCCAGATGGAAGACTTGGGAGCACGTTGGGCTCTTGGTGTTCGCTACAGCTACTAA